The following are encoded together in the Phaseolus vulgaris cultivar G19833 chromosome 9, P. vulgaris v2.0, whole genome shotgun sequence genome:
- the LOC137821219 gene encoding uncharacterized protein, with product MTASSLNHKFHNHARSNSLPSKPHPLILQCNEHLARLGAYETISSSLLGQNLTSLLDLQECIEKLVQLPLTQEALVQERQEKWVDDLLDGSLRLLDACTETKDALLHTKECTRELQSTIRRRRGGEVELTVEVKKFLTSRKVVRKAIFKALENLKGNATKSNLAITNKDYQTMALVTLLKEAEVITFSIFESLLNFFSGSAQAKRSSWALVSKLMHSKRVGYAQVAEENEFAKVDAALQLFALNMSTKSNDINDLQKKLENLGTCIQDLEEGLESLFRRLIKIRVALLNILNH from the coding sequence ATGACAGCCTCTTCATTGAACCACAAATTCCACAACCATGCTCGTTCTAATAGTTTGCCCTCGAAGCCACACCCTCTCATCCTTCAGTGCAATGAGCACTTAGCAAGATTAGGTGCCTATGAAACCATCTCTTCTTCATTGCTTGGCCAAAATCTAACTAGCCTTCTAGATTTGCAAGAGTGCATTGAAAAGTTAGTTCAGTTACCCTTGACTCAAGAAGCACTTGTCCAGGAACGCCAAGAGAAATGGGTGGATGATCTCTTGGATGGATCTCTAAGGCTCCTTGATGCATGTACGGAAACCAAAGATGCCCTTCTGCACACCAAGGAGTGCACCCGTGAGCTACAGTCAActataagaagaagaagaggaggtGAAGTGGAACTCACAGTAGAGGTTAAGAAATTCTTGACCTCAAGGAAGGTGGTGCGAAAGGCCATATTCAAAGCCTTGGAAAATTTGAAGGGCAATGCAACTAAAAGCAACCTTGCCATCACTAACAAAGACTACCAAACCATGGCATTGGTAACCTTGTTAAAGGAAGCTGAAGTGATCACTTTTTCCATATTTGAGTCGTTGCTGAATTTCTTTTCTGGATCAGCACAGGCAAAACGAAGCAGCTGGGCTTTAGTTTCAAAGCTAATGCACAGCAAAAGGGTAGGGTACGCACAAGTAGCAGAGGAGAATGAGTTTGCAAAAGTGGATGCTGCATTGCAGTTATTTGCATTAAACatgtcaaccaagtcaaacgaTATCAATGATTTGCAAAAGAAGCTTGAGAACTTGGGAACCTGTATAcaagatcttgaagaaggacttgaATCGCTGTTTAGGCGTTTAATTAAAATCAGAGTTGCCCTTCTCAACATTCTTAATCACTAG
- the LOC137823006 gene encoding uncharacterized protein, protein MASSPLNPKLHSHGRSNSLPSRPHPLILKCNEHLDSLRASKATTFSSLVLSHKIRCLQDLIECVENLTHLPLTQDVLLHERQENWVDELLDGSLRLLDVCSAAKDALLHTKECARELHSIIRRKRGGEVELTAEAKKFLTSRKVVKKAISKAFANLNGTSKSCNISSTTNKDHQTVALITLLQDTEVATLSTFQTLLQFISGSTQTKSNSWLSISKMIQPKRVSCSEVADESEFAQVDAALQSFVFAKTCKFEETNNLQSHLEKMEGCIQDFEEGLEFLFRRLIKIRVSLLNVLNHWSNIAGTEFLY, encoded by the coding sequence ATGGCATCCTCTCCTTTGAACCCAAAATTGCATTCCCATGGTCGCTCAAATAGCTTGCCCTCTAGACCACACCCTCTTATTCTAAAATGCAATGAACACTTGGACAGCTTAAGGGCTTCCAAAGCAACCACCTTTTCCTCATTGGTTCTTAGCCATAAGATAAGATGCTTGCAAGATCTGATTGAGTGTGTTGAAAATTTGACCCATCTTCCCCTCACTCAAGATGTCCTTCTCCATGAGCGTCAAGAGAATTGGGTAGATGAGCTTTTGGATGGATCCTTAAGGCTCTTAGATGTGTGTAGTGCCGCCAAAGATGCTTTACTGCACACAAAAGAATGCGCACGTGAACTTCATTCCATCATAAGAAGGAAGAGGGGTGGTGAAGTGGAGTTGACAGCAGAGGCTAAGAAATTCTTGACATCTAGAAAGGTGGTGAAAAAGGCCATCTCCAAAGCCTTCGCAAATTTGAACGGCACTTCAAAGAGTTGCAACATCTCATCCACCACAAACAAAGACCACCAAACAGTGGCTTTGATTACCTTATTACAAGACACAGAAGTGGCAACACTATCAACATTTCAGACACTGTTGCAATTTATCTCAGGGTCAACACAAACGAAGTCAAATAGCTGGCTTTCAATTTCAAAGATGATTCAGCCAAAAAGAGTGAGTTGCTCGGAAGTGGCAGATGAAAGTGAATTTGCCCAAGTGGATGCAGCATTGCAGTCCTTTGTTTTTGCCAAGACATGCAAATTTGAAGAAACAAACAATCTGCAAAGCCACTTGGAGAAAATGGAGGGCTGCAttcaagattttgaagaagGACTCGAGTTTCTATTTAGGCGACTGATCAAAATCAGAGTCTCCCTTCTTAATGTCCTTAACCACTGGTCCAACATAGCTGGGACTGAATTTTTGTACTGA
- the LOC137823195 gene encoding small ribosomal subunit protein eS25, protein MAPKKDKAPPPSSKPAKSGGGKQKKKKWSKGKQKEKVNNMVLFDQGTYDKLLSEAPKYKLITPSILSDRLRVNGSLARKAIRELMARGSIRMVSAHASQQIYTRATNT, encoded by the exons ATG GCTCCCAAGAAGGACAAGGCTCCCCCACCATCATCAAAGCCCGCCAAGTCTGGCGGTGGCAAGCAGAAGAAGAAG AAGTGGAGCAAGGGAAAGCAAAAGGAAAAGGTGAATAACATGGTGCTGTTTGATCAGGGGACCTATGACAAGCTCCTCTCTGAGGCACCCAAATACAAGCTTATTACTCCTTCCATTCTCTCTGATCGTCTGAGG GTTAATGGATCACTTGCAAGGAAGGCTATACGGGAATTGATGGCTAGAGGTTCCATCAGGATGGTGTCTGCCCATGCAAGTCAGCAGATTTACACCAGAGCTACAAACACCTAG
- the LOC137822151 gene encoding uncharacterized protein, which produces MAVAEINTKSSLHIRSNSFPTAPHSLVSQYEEHLRMLKDCEATSSTSSSSLSHKIDGLLDLQDCTAKLLHLTTKQQVLAREYSDKCVDGLLEGSLRLLDICSTAKECLLISKESLHELHSVIRRRKGDETVCTIEGGKYLASRNKLKKAIRKALRNLKAIKSEYAVFPSNKDIGTLPMLSILIEAEEVTMKSLESLLVFIYDPKGQPRQSRWSAISKLMQPKRVTCDSLESNTNAFETVDATLLSLLHHKSSSIVYLQSHLENLEMCIQDLELGVEQLSRKLIRNRVSLLNIFNH; this is translated from the coding sequence atggcaGTTGCTGAAATAAACACAAAGAGCTCCCTGCACATTCGAAGCAACAGCTTTCCAACCGCACCTCACTCACTCGTATCACAATACGAGGAGCATCTGCGAATGTTGAAGGATTGTGAAGCTACTTCTTCAACATCATCATCTTCACTAAGCCACAAAATTGATGGTTTGCTGGATTTGCAGGACTGCACTGCTAAGTTGCTTCATTTGACAACCAAACAACAAGTATTAGCTCGAGAGTACAGTGACAAATGCGTTGATGGCCTTCTAGAAGGGTCTCTGAGGCTCTTGGATATCTGCAGTACAGCTAAAGAATGCTTACTAATATCAAAGGAAAGCCTGCATGAACTTCACTCAGTCATCCGAAGAAGGAAAGGTGATGAAACTGTTTGCACAATTGAGGGTGGAAAATACTTGGCTTCAaggaacaaattgaagaaggcaATTAGAAAGGCCTTGAGAAATTTGAAAGCGATCAAGAGTGAGTATGCAGTTTTTCCTTCGAACAAAGATATTGGCACTTTGCCCATGCTTAGTATCTTAATAGAAGCAGAAGAGGTCACAATGAAGTCATTAGAATCTTTGTTGGTGTTTATCTATGACCCGAAGGGGCAACCAAGACAGAGCAGATGGTCGGCAATCTCAAAGCTGATGCAGCCTAAAAGAGTGACTTGTGACTCTCTAGAATCAAACACGAATGCATTTGAGACAGTAGATGCAACTTTGCTGTCTCTCCTCCATCACAAGTCTTCATCTATCGTGTATCTTCAAAGCCATCTGGAAAATTTGGAGATGTGCATTCAGGATCTAGAATTAGGAGTAGAGCAGCTCTCAAGAAAACTAATTAGAAACCGAGTTTCCCTTCTCAACATCTTCAATCACTGA
- the LOC137822149 gene encoding uncharacterized protein, whose amino-acid sequence FALPCSTSFFAIAIADLLSTPKIVASIFVLLLKIVCCNRRIVSVIHRRSDAETGFTIEVQKYLACRKNMKKAIEKASRNLKAIQNKFITVSSSNKDKETSSIFSFLKVAEVVTMRSLESMLCFITGPKSQLKKNRWLISSDSEVSDINEFSMFDSVLKLHISLKPSVTDNFHSHAQNLELCIEDMEVGVERLSRQLIIKRVTLLNI is encoded by the exons TTTGCTCTTCCATGTTCAACAAGTTTCTTTGCAATTGCAATAGCCGATTTATTATCAACTCCTAAAATAGTTGCTTCCATATTTGTATTACTGTTAAAGATTGTTTGCTGCAATCGAAGGATTGTGTCAGTTATTCACAGGAGGAGCGATGCTGAAACTGGATTCACAATTGAGGTTCAAAAATACTTGGCGTGTAGGAAGAACATGAAAAAGGCAATTGAAAAGGCCTCAAGAAACTTGAAGGCAATACAGAATAAGTTCATCACGGTTTCTTCTTCAAACAAGGACAAGGAGACTTCTTCCATCTTTAGCTTCTTAAAAGTGGCAGAAGTGGTCACTATGAGATCGTTAGAATCTATGTTGTGTTTCATTACTGGACCCAAAAGTCAGTTAAAGAAGAACAGGTGGTTG ATATCTTCTGATTCTGAAGTGTCTGATATTAATGAATTTTCAATGTTTGATTCAGTGTTGAAGCTTCACATTAGCTTAAAGCCTTCAGTAACTGACAATTTTCATAGCCATGCGCAAAATCTAGAGTTGTGCATCGAAGATATGGAAGTTGGAGTTGAACGCCTCTCTAGACAACTGATTATAAAGAGAGTTACATTACTCAACATTTAA